The DNA region AACAAGAACCCAGATAACAATAAATGAAGGTGTTGATAAAAAATATTAATCAGAAAAAAGATTAGGTTAAATGCCAGTTAATGACAAGTGTCCTTATTTGCGTTGAGAATGTTTTTAACTCTATTAATCAAGGATGCATTATAATGGGATGCTTTTTTTTTAACTTTAATCCTTTTAATGGTATAGATCTGCGCCCTTGGCGCCTCATTACTGAGGCCCCTCCCTCAATAAAAACCATACCAGAAGAATTGATTGTGCATATTTTTTCTTTTCTCTCCCCCAAAGAGCTTGTGAATGCTCAGCAAGTATGTAAACACTGGAAAAGAATAGGAGATGAAGAGACCTTGTGGAAAAGACATCATCAACAGCATTTCAAAGACAAACCCTTACATATTAGCTTTTGTCTAAAAACACCTCGGTCTTTTAGGAATAGTTATCTTTTTTATAGCCGGATGAAATCAAGAAGACGGCAAACTAAGCTAGATATTGCCGCTTTGCGCGCCTCTCCCGCATATAATCCAATTTTTTCCGAGAGGCTGTTATGGATGAATCAAAATCAAAGCTTTAATCATCAAAAGAGCTTAAGGTTGTGAGGGGAGGCGGGCAAAGAGAACAATGCTGATAAGATAATCTGTATAAATATCAAGAATATCAAGTTTCATTTTTTTCTCCTCTTTTCAAAGGAAAAAATATATCCTTAGAATAATTTATTCAACTCATCTGGTGCGTAAGTAGCTTAAATTTTTCAACAAAAAAGCAAGGGGAGTTCAAGAGGTAAATCAGCTGTAACTTTTTTTGAAAATTTAAATTAAAAACTGGCCTTACGTACAGATGAGTTAGTTAGGCAATTTTGCTCTTTTTTTATTTCTTATAATTGCTTCCTTTCTCAATTAAAAATAGCATCTACTTCACATATTTTTTGACTTTACCTCCCCTAAAATATTAAACTCATTCATTAACTTGAGGTAAAGAACGCATGCATTTAAAAATTTTGACAATTTTTTTTCTTTTAAGTACTTCATTATGTTGGGCCAAGGATAATTTTGTTGCCGATTTGACAGTTAAAATCCCCATGCGAGATGGTTATGAATTACCAGCCGATATTTATTTTCCCGCGGAGGGAAGGGAAAAAAAAGCTCCTTGTATTTTATTAAGATGCCCGGCAGGTCGCAAAGCAATGCCTTGGGTGGGATATACCTCCCTCACTCATTTTGGCTATGTAGTCGTTATG from Neochlamydia sp. AcF84 includes:
- a CDS encoding F-box-like domain-containing protein; the protein is MGCFFFNFNPFNGIDLRPWRLITEAPPSIKTIPEELIVHIFSFLSPKELVNAQQVCKHWKRIGDEETLWKRHHQQHFKDKPLHISFCLKTPRSFRNSYLFYSRMKSRRRQTKLDIAALRASPAYNPIFSERLLWMNQNQSFNHQKSLRL